A stretch of Mobula birostris isolate sMobBir1 chromosome 2, sMobBir1.hap1, whole genome shotgun sequence DNA encodes these proteins:
- the LOC140209812 gene encoding protein FAM110C-like, with translation MPSEISAPAGMQSEVSPSLPLRLLTKGPSYLRSQMERDRRDRPSAVERLAADKAKYVKSPAARGRKLEPNGLGSSSSEEDSSSGASSNRENHLEPSSHQRTGQRELQPSIVRRSGFKRLLRPDSLVIYRQKCEFVRGTTTTSSNRSSKSNRSLVRRLLPGSGGRGDRLLQSATGTTSGEEGLAYGTALQGAATDKPAAPQGAEANMPAAPRGAAANTPAASQGAAANTLAAPQGAAANTLAAPQGAAANTPAALQGAAANTPAAPQGADTGRTKEPLKRRGGGAGLRRSFSDLSYRYSRACSGLDSFFEHCGLEPEVMEDLIREKFAATSDSLTLRFRSVSSPDSESELSRHSSSSNSSSGSQRLQVQKKPPPSVLSVIERNARVIQWLYGCKRAQESKDKAAAVLV, from the coding sequence ATGCCGAGCGAGATCTCGGCCCCTGCAGGTATGCAGTCGGAGGTGAGCCCCTCTCTGCCCCTTAGGCTTCTGACCAAGGGTCCCAGCTACCTTCGCAGTCAAATGGAGAGGGACAGGCGGGATCGGCCGAGCGCCGTGGAGAGACTGGCGGCCGACAAAGCCAAGTACGTGAAGAGCCCGGCGGCGAGGGGACGCAAGTTGGAGCCCAATGGTTTAGGCAGTTCTTCctctgaggaagacagcagtagcGGCGCCAGCAGCAACAGAGAGAACCACTTGGAACCCAGCAGCCACCAGCGGACCGGGCAGCGGGAGCTCCAACCGAGCATCGTGCGGCGCTCGGGGTTCAAGAGGCTGCTGAGGCCCGACTCACTAGTCATCTATCGGCAAAAGTGCGAGTTTGTTCGGGGAACTACGACCACCAGCAGCAATCGGAGCTCCAAGAGCAACCGTAGCTTAGTCAGGAGACTCCTGCCGGGCTCTGGTGGCCGGGGCGACAGACTGCTGCAGTCGGCGACAGGGACAACCTCAGGAGAAGAAGGATTGGCATATGGTACAGCACTTCAGGGAGCAGCAACCGACAAACCAGCGGCACCCCAGGGAGCAGAGGCCAACATGCCGGCGGCACCCCGGGGAGCAGCAGCCAACACGCCGGCGGCATCCCAGGGAGCAGCAGCCAACACGCTGGCGGCACCCCAGGGAGCAGCAGCCAACACGCTGGCGGCACCCCAGGGAGCAGCAGCCAACACGCCGGCGGCACTCCAGGGAGCAGCAGCCAACACGCCGGCGGCACCCCAGGGAGCAGACACCGGCCGCACCAAGGAACCACTGAAACGGCGGGGAGGAGGAGCGGGGCTGCGGCGCTCGTTTTCCGACCTGAGCTACCGCTACTCGCGAGCCTGCTCGGGCTTGGACAGCTTCTTCGAACACTGCGGACTGGAGCCCGAGGTGATGGAGGACCTGATCAGGGAGAAGTTCGCCGCCACCTCCGACAGCCTCACCCTCAGGTTCCGGAGCGTGAGCAGCCCGGACTCGGAGAGCGAGCTATCGCGGCACAGTAGTAGCAGCAACAGCAGCAGTGGCAGCCAACGGCTCCAGGTACAGAAAAAGCCTCCTCCCTCTGTCCTTTCGGTCATCGAGCGTAACGCCAGGGTCATTCAGTGGCTGTACGGCTGTAAGAGAGCCCAGGAGTCTAAAGACAAGGCTGCAGCTGTCCTGGTATAA